From a region of the Acinetobacter calcoaceticus genome:
- the proB gene encoding glutamate 5-kinase: protein MIEVVDGQRQLSECKRIVVKIGSSLLTANGQGLDLDAISHWAKQIADLHNAGHEIILVSSGAVAEGMVRMKFASRPTDLPSLQACAAIGQMGLIHTWSSVLEEHGIRTAQVLLTHDDLADRRRYLNSCDALQNLIDWHVIPVINENDTVSTDEIRFGDNDTLAAMVAGQVHAELLIILTDQQGMFDSDPRHNPDAKLLSTVRAMDDVLFEMAGGGGVLGRGGMVTKVRAARLAAKSGCPTLIASGESDNVLSRAMAGEMLGTLFTTDKDRMTAHQQWLAAHLQTAGRLVIDDGAVEAIKLKHRSLLPVGVKTVEGHFDRGDVVECVDKQGKRIAVGRVNFSSRSAEIIKGLASDKVYQVLGEARSLEMIHRDHMAIY, encoded by the coding sequence ATGATAGAAGTGGTCGATGGGCAACGTCAGCTCAGTGAGTGTAAACGAATCGTTGTTAAAATCGGATCATCTTTACTCACAGCCAATGGGCAAGGTTTAGATTTGGATGCTATTTCGCATTGGGCGAAACAAATTGCAGATCTACACAATGCCGGACACGAAATTATTTTAGTGTCTTCTGGAGCCGTGGCTGAAGGTATGGTTCGTATGAAGTTTGCGAGTCGACCCACCGATTTACCCAGTCTACAAGCCTGTGCTGCAATTGGGCAGATGGGTTTAATTCATACTTGGTCTAGTGTGCTTGAAGAACATGGCATTCGTACTGCTCAGGTTTTACTGACACATGATGATCTGGCGGACCGCCGTCGTTATTTAAACTCATGTGATGCTTTGCAAAATTTGATTGATTGGCATGTAATTCCAGTCATTAATGAAAATGATACGGTATCTACCGATGAGATCCGCTTTGGTGATAACGATACTTTAGCTGCGATGGTTGCAGGTCAGGTTCATGCAGAATTGCTGATCATTTTAACGGATCAGCAGGGTATGTTTGACTCAGATCCACGTCATAACCCTGATGCTAAACTACTCTCTACTGTTCGTGCCATGGACGATGTTTTATTTGAAATGGCTGGCGGTGGCGGTGTACTCGGCAGAGGTGGTATGGTGACTAAGGTCCGTGCCGCACGTTTAGCTGCTAAGTCGGGTTGTCCAACGCTCATTGCGAGTGGCGAAAGTGATAATGTCTTGTCACGTGCCATGGCAGGTGAAATGCTAGGTACGTTGTTTACTACAGATAAAGACCGTATGACTGCTCATCAACAATGGCTCGCTGCTCATTTACAAACAGCAGGCCGTCTTGTAATTGATGATGGTGCTGTTGAAGCGATTAAATTGAAACATCGCAGTTTACTCCCTGTTGGAGTTAAAACTGTTGAAGGACATTTTGATCGTGGCGATGTGGTTGAATGTGTCGATAAACAAGGTAAACGTATTGCAGTGGGGCGAGTGAATTTTAGTTCGCGATCTGCTGAAATTATTAAAGGCTTAGCTTCTGATAAGGTTTATCAAGTACTTGGTGAAGCTCGTTCACTTGAAATGATTCATCGTGATCATATGGCGATTTACTAG
- a CDS encoding HAD-IB family hydrolase — MYATSETNKTIKSLALFDFDGTLCSKDSFTGFIFYALSKRHIVKQSLKILPWIQAYYLNFYPAHAMRAKLFRSMFKDTSAIELQRLGEEYAQELVSALSPELFAQLQHHQLRGDQVVLVSASIDVYLAPLCKLLDIELICTETQIKNGMVTGYYSTPDCSSEQKKLRIHQQYKLQHYHQIYAYGNSSEDLDMLSLATHPYMVGEDRVLPRLAPEKKLA; from the coding sequence ATGTATGCAACGAGCGAAACGAATAAGACTATAAAAAGTCTCGCCCTGTTCGATTTTGATGGAACCTTGTGTAGCAAAGACAGTTTTACAGGGTTCATCTTTTATGCTTTGTCTAAGCGCCACATTGTTAAACAAAGCTTAAAAATCCTGCCATGGATTCAAGCCTACTATCTTAACTTTTATCCAGCCCATGCCATGCGCGCCAAGTTATTTCGCAGCATGTTCAAAGATACCTCCGCAATTGAATTGCAAAGATTAGGTGAAGAATATGCACAAGAGTTAGTCTCTGCACTTTCACCTGAACTTTTCGCACAGTTACAACACCACCAGTTACGTGGTGATCAGGTGGTACTGGTTTCTGCCTCAATTGATGTCTACCTTGCTCCACTTTGCAAGTTACTCGATATCGAATTAATTTGTACCGAAACACAAATTAAAAACGGCATGGTGACGGGTTACTACTCCACCCCAGATTGTAGTAGCGAACAAAAGAAGTTGCGTATTCATCAACAATATAAGCTACAGCATTACCATCAAATTTATGCTTATGGTAATAGCTCAGAAGACCTAGATATGTTGAGTCTCGCCACACATCCGTATATGGTGGGTGAAGATCGTGTTCTACCCCGTTTAGCGCCAGAAAAAAAGCTCGCATAA
- the dusB gene encoding tRNA dihydrouridine synthase DusB yields the protein MYIGPYQLSNNLIVAPMAGVTDRPFRTLCKYFGAGHAVSEMMTADKTLQMSKKSLYRANFDGELAPISAQIAGSDPEQLAEAARHQVANGAQIVDINMGCPAKKVCNKLAGSALLQDEDLVARILDTVVAAVDVPVTLKTRLGFLNGQENILRVAKRAEEAGIAALALHGRTREDMYLNTARYDLIKHVKELINIPLIANGDIDSPEKAKYVLDYTGADAIMIGRAAQGRPWIFREIAHYLKTGEHLAAPNIEEVKQVLLGHLSELYQFYGEYSGCRIARKHIAWYTKGLRSSNEFRQNMYKVESTAEQALVVEKYFNQLLAEGNLMSDVQVEQVNLLQTH from the coding sequence ATGTATATTGGTCCCTATCAACTGTCAAATAATTTAATCGTTGCTCCTATGGCTGGGGTCACTGACCGCCCATTTAGAACGCTCTGTAAGTATTTTGGTGCAGGCCATGCAGTCAGTGAAATGATGACTGCCGATAAGACTTTGCAGATGAGCAAGAAAAGCCTCTACCGTGCAAATTTTGATGGGGAACTTGCTCCAATCTCTGCACAAATTGCCGGTTCTGATCCTGAGCAGTTAGCTGAGGCTGCACGTCATCAAGTGGCGAATGGCGCTCAAATTGTTGATATCAATATGGGATGTCCTGCCAAAAAAGTATGTAATAAACTCGCAGGTTCAGCTTTATTACAAGATGAAGACTTGGTGGCAAGAATTCTTGATACGGTGGTCGCTGCTGTTGATGTTCCTGTTACATTGAAAACCCGATTGGGATTTTTAAATGGTCAAGAAAATATTTTAAGGGTAGCGAAAAGGGCAGAAGAGGCTGGTATTGCAGCGTTAGCTTTACATGGTCGTACCCGTGAAGACATGTATTTAAATACAGCGCGCTATGACCTGATAAAACATGTCAAAGAATTAATCAATATTCCACTTATTGCGAACGGTGATATCGATAGCCCTGAAAAAGCAAAATATGTGCTCGACTATACAGGGGCTGACGCGATTATGATTGGTCGTGCCGCACAAGGCCGTCCATGGATTTTTCGTGAAATTGCTCATTATTTAAAAACTGGAGAGCACTTAGCCGCACCTAATATTGAAGAAGTGAAGCAGGTGCTACTTGGACATTTATCAGAACTTTATCAATTTTATGGTGAATATTCTGGATGCCGTATTGCCCGAAAACACATTGCTTGGTACACAAAAGGATTACGTTCAAGTAATGAGTTCCGCCAAAATATGTATAAAGTTGAAAGTACAGCTGAGCAAGCATTAGTGGTCGAAAAATATTTTAATCAGTTATTGGCTGAAGGAAATTTGATGAGTGATGTACAAGTTGAGCAAGTCAATTTATTGCAGACCCATTAA
- a CDS encoding DUF1615 domain-containing protein: MNKPLSSRFLLKSFGMVTVCMSLAACGDKAWWSNSDEPELESQQIKRLIPSRVHNRESWAKDIDDIMQELDIAKTKTNACSIIAVVDQESNFVADPSVPGLGTKAVQEVNTRLQEKFEAKLGQKIGGTVAGYFEEVLKTQPSPDDNYMSRMRKVKTERELDLLYREIFDFMAKHYHVSALTGAAKLVGQDIGEKMNPITTLGSMQVHINYAKANKRSSMNIAELRNDLYTEYGGLYYGIHRLMVYPANYDKAIYRFADYNSGMYSSRNAAFQSMLNDLTDSEVSLDGDLLLYTKDGDPRPTQSQSEKELITVFAKNNILVTPRQIRDDLKLEKEKKFESTQTYIALTKLYKAKTDKEPIYAVMPQVVISGPKLSRDYNTNWFATRVNGRYETCMQRAKRIRL; encoded by the coding sequence ATGAACAAACCGTTGTCTTCCCGTTTTTTATTAAAATCATTCGGTATGGTCACCGTGTGCATGAGTTTAGCTGCTTGTGGTGATAAAGCTTGGTGGTCAAATAGTGATGAGCCTGAACTAGAAAGCCAACAGATTAAACGTCTAATCCCATCGCGTGTACATAACCGTGAGTCTTGGGCAAAAGATATTGATGATATTATGCAAGAGCTAGATATAGCTAAAACTAAAACAAATGCATGCAGTATTATTGCTGTGGTCGATCAGGAATCAAATTTTGTAGCTGACCCATCAGTTCCTGGACTAGGCACGAAAGCAGTTCAAGAAGTAAATACACGCTTACAAGAAAAATTTGAAGCAAAACTGGGCCAAAAAATTGGTGGGACAGTTGCTGGTTACTTCGAAGAAGTTCTTAAAACACAACCTTCACCAGATGATAATTATATGAGTCGGATGCGTAAAGTTAAAACTGAACGTGAACTAGACTTACTCTATAGAGAAATTTTCGATTTCATGGCGAAGCATTATCATGTCAGCGCTCTAACAGGTGCAGCCAAACTGGTCGGACAAGATATTGGTGAAAAAATGAACCCAATTACCACTTTGGGTTCTATGCAAGTACACATTAACTACGCGAAAGCCAACAAACGCTCCAGCATGAATATCGCTGAGCTTCGTAATGACTTATATACAGAATACGGCGGTTTATATTACGGCATCCACCGTTTAATGGTTTATCCAGCAAATTATGATAAAGCTATTTATCGATTTGCAGACTATAACTCAGGTATGTATTCAAGCCGTAATGCTGCTTTCCAAAGTATGCTCAATGATCTGACCGACTCAGAAGTAAGTTTAGATGGTGATCTACTTCTTTACACAAAAGATGGTGATCCACGTCCGACTCAAAGCCAATCAGAAAAAGAACTCATTACTGTATTTGCAAAAAATAATATTTTAGTTACACCAAGACAAATTCGTGATGATCTTAAATTAGAAAAAGAGAAAAAGTTTGAAAGTACACAAACCTATATTGCTCTGACTAAACTTTATAAAGCAAAGACAGATAAAGAACCTATCTATGCGGTTATGCCGCAAGTTGTTATTTCTGGACCAAAATTAAGTCGTGATTATAATACCAACTGGTTTGCAACCCGAGTAAACGGACGATATGAAACATGTATGCAACGAGCGAAACGAATAAGACTATAA
- the cgtA gene encoding Obg family GTPase CgtA, whose amino-acid sequence MRFVDEAVITVEAGDGGNGVASFRREKFVPFGGPDGGDGGRGGSIYIQADDDTSTLVDYRYTRKFRAERGKNGAGANCTGRGGEDVVLKVPVGTTIVDTDSGDIIGDLVEDGQRILVAGGGDGGLGNTHFKSSTNRAPRKCTTGIKGEFREIRLELKVLADVGLLGMPNAGKSTFIRAVSAAKPKVADYPFTTMVPNLGVVDADRHRSFVMADIPGLIEGAAEGAGLGIRFLKHLARTRILLHIIDVQPIDGSDPAHNAKAIMNELAKFSPTLAKLPIVLVLNKLDQIAEESREEWCQHILDELEWTGPVFKTSGLLSEGTKEVVYYLMDQLEQQREREVEDPEYAAEVRAFREQLEVETREQTIAAKEAYRAMRRAQRLEGMLGDDDDFDDDEDDNDVEVIYVRD is encoded by the coding sequence ATGCGCTTTGTTGATGAAGCAGTCATTACCGTAGAGGCTGGCGACGGTGGCAATGGCGTAGCCAGTTTTCGCCGTGAAAAATTTGTCCCATTTGGTGGCCCAGATGGTGGTGATGGCGGACGTGGTGGAAGTATCTATATTCAAGCTGATGATGATACGAGTACGCTAGTCGATTACCGTTACACACGTAAGTTCCGTGCTGAGCGCGGAAAGAATGGTGCAGGCGCTAACTGTACCGGACGTGGTGGTGAAGATGTGGTTTTAAAAGTACCCGTGGGTACAACAATTGTTGATACAGATTCAGGCGATATTATTGGCGATTTGGTTGAAGACGGCCAAAGAATTCTGGTTGCAGGTGGTGGTGACGGTGGTTTGGGGAATACCCACTTTAAATCATCAACTAACCGTGCTCCGCGTAAATGTACGACTGGTATCAAAGGTGAGTTTCGTGAAATTCGCCTTGAATTAAAAGTATTGGCAGATGTTGGTTTGTTGGGCATGCCAAATGCTGGTAAATCAACATTTATTCGTGCTGTAAGTGCTGCAAAACCAAAAGTGGCAGATTATCCATTTACAACCATGGTTCCAAACCTAGGTGTAGTAGATGCTGACCGTCATCGTTCATTTGTAATGGCCGATATTCCTGGGTTGATTGAAGGTGCTGCTGAAGGCGCTGGTTTGGGAATTCGTTTCCTTAAACATTTGGCCCGTACGCGTATCCTTTTACACATTATTGATGTGCAACCAATTGATGGTTCAGATCCGGCGCATAATGCAAAAGCAATTATGAACGAGTTAGCTAAGTTTTCACCGACTTTGGCTAAACTACCGATTGTTTTAGTACTGAACAAACTTGATCAGATTGCTGAAGAAAGTCGTGAAGAGTGGTGTCAGCATATTCTAGATGAACTAGAGTGGACTGGACCTGTCTTTAAGACATCAGGCTTATTAAGTGAAGGAACGAAAGAGGTTGTGTATTACCTCATGGATCAGCTTGAACAACAACGTGAACGCGAAGTTGAAGATCCTGAATATGCAGCAGAAGTAAGAGCTTTCCGTGAACAACTAGAAGTTGAAACACGTGAACAAACCATTGCGGCAAAAGAAGCATATCGCGCTATGCGTCGAGCACAACGTCTTGAAGGCATGTTGGGCGATGATGATGATTTTGACGATGATGAAGACGACAATGATGTAGAAGTCATCTACGTTCGTGATTAG
- a CDS encoding MFS transporter, translating into MSQFKRLLVVFIFIIIANLCGVLIAIWVFKHFNIYIPLKNQAVAIDLQEPLQVKVKVQDALNVDVKGRVNASIPIDEQLNIPLTQTLTPRVYFDNMVPISTTIPVKEVLKVEQNLPIDTKVQVRVLGRDITLPLKGTIPLKLDVPIDINVPLEQKVHLKFDAPVRTVLKENLHIPLKARLDTNIPIEGNLSVPVKTALNASVDVKNTLPVKIANGELKIPLSSMRLNRVVGSETLQTTADQ; encoded by the coding sequence TTGTCGCAGTTTAAACGTTTGTTGGTCGTTTTTATATTCATCATTATTGCCAATTTATGTGGTGTGCTCATTGCAATATGGGTGTTTAAGCATTTTAATATTTATATTCCATTGAAGAATCAAGCAGTTGCTATTGACTTGCAAGAACCTCTACAAGTTAAGGTTAAAGTACAAGATGCTTTAAACGTTGATGTGAAAGGGCGGGTAAATGCCAGTATTCCAATTGATGAGCAATTGAATATTCCTTTAACGCAAACTTTAACTCCGCGTGTCTATTTCGATAATATGGTTCCTATTAGTACAACAATTCCTGTTAAAGAAGTATTAAAGGTTGAGCAAAATTTACCAATTGATACGAAGGTTCAGGTTAGAGTTTTGGGGCGTGATATTACACTGCCATTAAAAGGAACAATTCCATTAAAACTAGATGTTCCAATTGATATTAATGTTCCTCTTGAGCAAAAGGTCCATTTGAAATTTGATGCACCAGTGCGGACAGTATTAAAAGAAAATTTACATATCCCTCTAAAAGCAAGATTGGATACTAATATTCCAATTGAGGGTAATTTGAGTGTCCCTGTTAAAACAGCATTAAATGCTTCGGTCGATGTAAAAAATACATTGCCTGTGAAGATTGCAAATGGTGAGTTAAAAATTCCTCTGTCCAGTATGCGATTAAATCGGGTAGTAGGTTCAGAAACATTGCAGACGACAGCTGATCAATAG